Proteins encoded together in one Vibrio lentus window:
- a CDS encoding methyl-accepting chemotaxis protein, with translation MKFSHKVVAASSALLLVTVSLLSIQQLYTVRSAVENHVNASLKEMVSGVKNTVESEMNAKKALAQSTTEVIEINPEDRTYVKEILEKPKLKNSFLAVGFGYEANGFVIENDDGWEAGPDYDPRIRPWYIDAKSKNSLVVTAPYVDASSKKVIISVGTPVKDNGRFTAGMFYDLELTNLATLVNQVNLFDAGYLFLVTADGTTIAHPNAKNNGEMLSSYMPQASIREGSQEIEVDGKMFLVNFTHIPSEDWYIGAILDEEIAYQTVEDLKNSSMIYSLIAVILSIIALTILIRVLMRPLDVLNQAIQDVASGQGDLTKRLDTNTDQEFSDLAKGFNTFTENLQNQIIQSKAIGVEIKRGTEITVKGAGESANAMNTQLQELEQLATAMNEMAVTATEVANNAQGAAAAAREADEATLDGTSVVSDTTQAIDNLSARIDQAVAEVQVLESATANIETILKVINDIADQTNLLALNAAIEAARAGESGRGFAVVADEVRTLAQRTQESTTEIRNMIEQLQAGASSVSNAMNQSKDTATDAVERAQQANSSLDRIRDAIQRISDMNIQIASAAEEQSLVAEEINNNTVKIKDLSTQVSNAAQEANTAMQVQTDNVRAQDELLNKFTV, from the coding sequence ATGAAATTTAGCCATAAGGTGGTTGCTGCATCATCAGCCTTGCTGCTAGTGACAGTATCATTGCTTTCAATACAACAACTTTACACTGTAAGAAGTGCTGTAGAAAACCACGTCAATGCGAGCCTGAAAGAAATGGTTTCTGGCGTTAAGAATACCGTCGAATCAGAGATGAACGCTAAGAAAGCGTTGGCTCAATCGACGACTGAAGTCATCGAGATCAACCCAGAAGATCGTACATACGTAAAAGAAATCTTAGAGAAACCAAAGCTTAAAAACAGCTTTCTTGCGGTTGGCTTTGGTTACGAAGCAAACGGTTTCGTCATTGAAAATGATGACGGTTGGGAAGCAGGTCCAGATTACGACCCACGAATCCGCCCTTGGTACATTGATGCTAAATCCAAAAACAGTTTAGTTGTTACCGCTCCTTATGTGGATGCATCAAGTAAGAAAGTCATCATCTCAGTGGGTACGCCAGTTAAAGACAACGGCCGCTTCACTGCTGGTATGTTCTACGATCTAGAATTGACCAACCTTGCGACATTGGTAAACCAAGTGAACTTGTTTGATGCAGGCTACCTATTCCTAGTCACTGCTGACGGCACAACAATTGCTCACCCGAATGCGAAAAACAATGGGGAAATGCTCTCAAGCTACATGCCACAAGCAAGTATTCGTGAAGGCTCTCAAGAAATTGAGGTCGACGGCAAGATGTTCCTAGTGAACTTCACTCACATCCCAAGTGAAGATTGGTACATAGGCGCAATCCTTGATGAAGAAATTGCTTACCAAACCGTTGAAGATTTGAAAAACAGCTCAATGATCTACTCGTTGATTGCGGTTATTCTCAGCATCATTGCACTGACTATTCTGATTCGTGTGTTAATGCGTCCACTGGATGTGCTTAACCAAGCAATTCAAGATGTGGCGAGCGGTCAAGGTGACTTAACTAAGCGCCTAGATACCAACACCGACCAAGAGTTCTCTGACCTTGCGAAAGGTTTCAACACCTTTACCGAAAACCTGCAAAATCAGATCATTCAATCGAAGGCGATTGGTGTTGAAATTAAACGTGGTACAGAAATCACGGTGAAAGGAGCAGGCGAATCAGCAAATGCGATGAACACGCAACTGCAAGAGCTAGAACAACTAGCAACCGCAATGAACGAAATGGCAGTGACTGCAACAGAAGTAGCAAACAATGCTCAAGGCGCCGCTGCAGCAGCTCGTGAAGCTGACGAAGCAACGCTAGACGGCACATCTGTCGTCAGTGACACCACACAAGCCATTGATAACCTTTCAGCGCGTATCGACCAAGCTGTAGCTGAAGTACAAGTACTGGAATCAGCGACTGCGAACATCGAAACGATTCTTAAGGTAATCAACGATATTGCAGACCAAACGAACCTACTGGCATTGAACGCAGCGATTGAAGCGGCGCGTGCGGGTGAATCAGGTCGTGGTTTCGCAGTCGTAGCCGACGAAGTTCGTACTCTGGCGCAACGTACTCAAGAATCGACAACCGAAATCCGTAACATGATCGAGCAACTCCAAGCTGGTGCAAGCTCGGTATCTAATGCGATGAATCAAAGTAAAGACACAGCCACTGACGCCGTTGAACGGGCTCAGCAAGCGAACTCTTCACTTGACCGTATCCGTGACGCGATTCAACGTATCTCAGATATGAACATTCAGATTGCTTCAGCAGCAGAAGAGCAGAGCTTGGTCGCGGAAGAGATCAATAACAACACAGTTAAGATCAAAGACCTTTCAACACAAGTATCCAACGCAGCTCAAGAAGCAAACACGGCAATGCAGGTACAAACTGACAATGTTCGTGCACAGGATGAACTACTGAACAAGTTCACGGTTTAA
- a CDS encoding peptidoglycan DD-metalloendopeptidase family protein, producing the protein MYSKIFSSPFSELSPVKKAAILGLPLIAVIGVALQTSQSDLTKTIDLDLPDSTVIESILSPSSVVIIEPPTFEYQIQTGDNLSSIFTQLGFSYKSMMSVMETDLNFLALDTLRPGNTLRFWRDEATGDLSKMEIQFSVADKAVYRLLDDGSYEFEDISIPGEWKQRPLVGDIQGSFSMSANKVGLNSLEIDHIVTLLKDKLNFSRDLRAGDQFEVLQKAQFVDGVATGKREIEAIKIINRNRVVSAYLHTDGQYYDADGDSLQRAFQRYPVSSSWRQSSQFNPKRLHPVTGRISPHNGTDFATPIGTPVQATGDGKVIMTRKHPYAGNYVVIQHGSTYKTRYLHLSKILVRKGQTVSRGQRIGLSGKTGRVTGAHLHYELIERGRPVNAMTANIPMADSVPKKEKATFVASRDEADKLLKKALEEQSNNS; encoded by the coding sequence GTGTATTCAAAAATATTCTCCTCTCCGTTTTCTGAGCTTTCACCTGTAAAAAAAGCAGCTATTTTAGGGCTGCCACTTATTGCAGTTATCGGTGTTGCTTTACAAACTTCTCAATCAGATCTGACCAAAACGATCGATCTTGATTTACCGGACTCAACCGTGATTGAGTCAATTCTGTCACCTTCTTCTGTTGTTATTATCGAGCCGCCGACATTTGAGTATCAAATTCAAACGGGCGATAACTTAAGCAGCATTTTCACTCAGCTTGGATTTTCTTATAAATCGATGATGAGCGTGATGGAAACGGATTTAAACTTCCTTGCGCTAGACACGCTTCGACCTGGTAACACATTACGCTTTTGGCGTGACGAGGCGACGGGCGATCTGTCTAAGATGGAAATTCAATTTAGTGTTGCTGATAAAGCGGTTTACCGACTGCTTGATGACGGTAGCTACGAATTTGAAGACATCTCTATTCCTGGTGAATGGAAGCAAAGACCTCTAGTGGGCGATATTCAAGGCAGCTTCTCTATGTCGGCGAATAAAGTCGGCCTGAACAGTCTTGAGATTGACCATATTGTGACTCTTCTTAAAGACAAGTTGAACTTTAGCCGTGACCTACGTGCTGGCGATCAGTTTGAGGTGCTTCAGAAAGCTCAATTTGTTGACGGTGTTGCAACCGGAAAACGTGAAATTGAAGCGATTAAGATCATCAACAGAAATCGCGTTGTTTCTGCTTATCTTCATACCGATGGCCAATACTACGATGCGGACGGTGATAGCCTACAACGTGCTTTCCAACGTTACCCTGTGAGCAGTAGCTGGCGTCAGAGTTCTCAATTCAACCCTAAGCGCTTACATCCTGTGACAGGTCGAATCTCACCACATAACGGTACAGACTTCGCGACGCCAATTGGTACGCCAGTTCAAGCTACCGGTGATGGTAAAGTGATAATGACCCGTAAACACCCTTACGCGGGTAACTACGTGGTGATTCAGCACGGCAGCACTTACAAAACACGCTACCTGCATTTAAGTAAGATCCTTGTTCGTAAAGGGCAAACGGTGTCTCGTGGTCAACGTATTGGCTTATCGGGTAAAACTGGCCGAGTGACAGGTGCGCATTTACACTACGAACTGATCGAACGTGGTCGTCCTGTTAACGCGATGACAGCGAACATTCCGATGGCCGATTCTGTGCCGAAAAAGGAAAAAGCGACATTCGTAGCATCGAGAGATGAAGCCGACAAGCTGCTTAAGAAAGCGTTGGAAGAGCAATCTAACAACAGCTAG
- a CDS encoding multidrug effflux MFS transporter, which translates to MSQSTFKKTPLLLAMMIIATGQVGVSIYLPSLPLIASDLSVTQVDVQLLVTLFLVGFGLSQLFYGPMSDAVGRRPIFLLGQGVYLIGTIVCFAFSDNMTALEVGRLLQGLGAGSASVLGRSVLRDSYDGSQLTKALSYISITASIMPIIAPVFGGWISFHLGWQAVFLFVLLYLLAIYILGYFVLPETLPYGKSRFEDSQVVKNYGRLLTNRQVISSASYNWMSYMASLVSLSLFPFLMQEQLGLTAAEYGSLMIVPSAGLLIGSVALNLLNRRFSTPQLMSLAILIVLASGTWLLTHELSIFNLVWAFTWLAIAQGISFPLSISMLLEPHKKQAGAVSALSGSIQMCLAGLLGGYLVESWVTTHLQLGVFYLIIGAGMGSVLWSSSRANKKIASAAIEYS; encoded by the coding sequence TTGAGCCAATCGACCTTTAAAAAAACGCCGTTACTCTTAGCGATGATGATCATTGCTACGGGGCAAGTGGGTGTGAGTATCTACCTCCCATCATTGCCATTAATCGCTTCTGACTTAAGTGTTACCCAAGTGGATGTGCAACTGCTCGTTACACTGTTTCTTGTGGGTTTTGGCTTGTCGCAGCTATTTTATGGCCCTATGTCTGATGCAGTGGGAAGACGACCTATCTTCTTGTTGGGTCAGGGTGTTTATCTGATTGGTACTATCGTTTGTTTTGCATTTTCCGACAATATGACCGCTTTAGAAGTTGGCCGCTTGTTGCAAGGTTTAGGTGCGGGCAGTGCTTCGGTGCTCGGGCGTAGTGTTCTTAGGGACAGTTATGATGGCTCTCAACTCACTAAGGCGCTGTCTTATATTTCAATAACAGCTTCTATCATGCCGATTATTGCGCCAGTGTTTGGTGGTTGGATCTCGTTTCATCTAGGCTGGCAGGCGGTGTTCCTGTTTGTTCTATTGTATCTATTGGCCATATATATTCTCGGTTACTTTGTGTTGCCCGAGACACTGCCTTACGGAAAGAGTCGTTTTGAAGACAGCCAAGTAGTGAAGAACTACGGGCGCTTGTTGACCAATCGCCAAGTGATCAGCAGCGCGAGTTATAATTGGATGAGTTACATGGCGAGCTTGGTGTCGTTATCGCTGTTCCCGTTCTTGATGCAAGAGCAACTGGGATTGACCGCGGCTGAATATGGCTCTTTGATGATTGTCCCTTCGGCAGGATTGTTGATCGGCAGTGTAGCGTTAAACTTACTTAACCGTCGATTCAGTACGCCGCAGTTAATGAGCTTAGCGATTTTGATCGTGTTGGCGTCTGGCACTTGGTTATTAACACATGAATTATCCATCTTTAACCTAGTATGGGCATTCACTTGGTTGGCGATAGCGCAGGGCATCTCTTTTCCTCTATCGATCAGCATGCTGTTGGAACCGCATAAGAAACAAGCGGGTGCGGTGTCTGCGCTGTCGGGCTCTATTCAAATGTGTTTGGCGGGCTTGTTAGGTGGGTACTTAGTTGAAAGCTGGGTCACGACTCACCTACAGCTTGGCGTGTTCTACCTGATTATTGGTGCCGGTATGGGTTCTGTACTGTGGTCCTCAAGTCGAGCCAACAAAAAAATCGCCTCTGCAGCAATAGAGTATAGCTAG
- a CDS encoding LysR family transcriptional regulator → MDWILNVKSYVRVVEEGSFNGAARKLNTTSSAISKRVNWLEERIGTQLLKRTTRSISQTEAGALFYLRAKDQLDNWQSIIDETRSVNQTPAGLLKIGATIAVGSKFLVQYMDDFLEKYPDIKVQLITTTSGQLPELGLDLVISRELEQLNSLSFKKTPLFEHKAGFYAAPSYLAKHGYPTCEQDLEQHNSLIWGERPTREVTLTKGQRITLNGNFATTNPEALFHAAKRGMGVLLTIKAMIKEDLKQGTLVPVLPNITADEVMVYAYYPKLDYSHTRTKLFLDHLKDRLDRERSTQVL, encoded by the coding sequence ATGGATTGGATTCTTAATGTAAAAAGCTACGTAAGAGTAGTTGAAGAAGGCAGCTTCAATGGAGCCGCACGTAAACTGAATACCACCAGTTCTGCGATCAGCAAAAGAGTGAACTGGCTAGAAGAACGCATTGGCACTCAACTATTAAAGCGCACGACTCGCTCAATTAGCCAAACCGAAGCAGGCGCACTCTTTTACCTGCGAGCCAAAGATCAGCTCGATAATTGGCAGTCGATTATTGACGAGACTCGCTCAGTAAACCAAACACCAGCAGGCCTGCTAAAAATAGGGGCGACCATTGCCGTTGGCTCTAAGTTTCTCGTGCAATACATGGACGACTTCTTAGAGAAATACCCAGATATCAAGGTACAGCTCATCACCACCACTTCTGGGCAATTACCTGAGCTTGGATTGGATCTTGTGATCAGTCGAGAATTGGAACAGCTTAACTCTTTAAGCTTCAAGAAAACGCCCTTGTTTGAGCACAAAGCAGGGTTCTATGCAGCACCGAGTTACCTCGCCAAACACGGTTACCCCACCTGCGAACAAGATTTAGAGCAGCATAATTCCTTAATCTGGGGAGAGCGCCCGACTCGAGAAGTGACACTCACTAAAGGTCAGCGAATCACGTTGAATGGAAACTTCGCGACTACCAACCCAGAGGCTTTGTTTCATGCGGCAAAGCGAGGAATGGGCGTGCTTTTAACCATCAAAGCAATGATCAAAGAAGATCTAAAACAAGGGACATTAGTTCCAGTCTTGCCAAATATAACGGCCGACGAAGTGATGGTTTACGCGTACTACCCTAAGCTTGACTACTCACATACACGAACAAAGCTATTTTTGGATCACCTGAAAGACAGGCTAGACAGAGAACGTAGCACTCAGGTTTTGTGA
- a CDS encoding GFA family protein translates to MQTIKGFSIIINTGLTGSGAWMDINHIKDRNIRSCECRCGAVNLVCRGEPQRTSVCHCYECQKRTGSVFGVQARYPIEQVTLSGEVTSFSRISDTGNEVTYQFCPKCGTTMLLQSVAAADFYIVPLGLFKEQDFPLPSFSVYEERKHGWVKFDHQMNHYN, encoded by the coding sequence GTGCAGACCATAAAGGGCTTTAGTATAATTATCAATACAGGGTTAACTGGAAGTGGAGCATGGATGGATATCAATCATATTAAAGATAGAAATATCAGAAGTTGCGAATGCCGCTGTGGAGCAGTCAACCTAGTATGTAGAGGCGAGCCTCAACGAACCTCTGTCTGCCATTGTTATGAATGTCAGAAACGCACCGGAAGTGTGTTCGGCGTTCAAGCTCGATACCCAATAGAGCAAGTAACGCTAAGCGGAGAAGTCACCTCTTTTTCACGTATCAGCGATACTGGCAATGAAGTCACCTATCAGTTTTGTCCTAAGTGTGGCACCACCATGCTTTTACAGTCCGTAGCCGCGGCTGATTTTTATATTGTCCCGCTCGGGTTATTTAAAGAGCAAGACTTTCCGTTACCAAGCTTTTCAGTCTACGAAGAACGGAAACACGGTTGGGTCAAATTCGACCATCAAATGAATCACTACAACTAG
- a CDS encoding YjiH family protein, which produces MSNNTNTAQPEKSKGSFWVFLIPSLIGLFLFMAPISYQGDLTIPVAILAKSIQAVFGEYLVSIITAIVAFMSVASVLSTIFKPTFITSSSFLNGLFNPSPLWLLVRLIGGAAAFMAFFQVGPEFIWEENTGGLVLEGLLPTLFSVFIFAGLLLPLLLNFGLLELFGTLLSKVMRPIFNLPGRSAIDCMASWLGDGSVGILLTSKQYEKKFYTQREAAVVGTTFSAVSITFSLVVIAQVELEHLFLPFYAAICLAGIVAAVIIPRLPPLSMKKDTFIDGSKPHKDADAIPAGHSTFSWGLELAVNKASQVKSAKSVFGEGVRNAVDMVFGVLPVVMGLGTMALVIAEYTSVFSFLGQPFIPFLELLGVPEAVAASETIVVGFADMFIPAILAASIDNEMTRFVIAAMSVTQLIYMSEVGALLLGSKIPVNILELFIIFILRTLITLPVIAGVAHLIF; this is translated from the coding sequence ATGTCTAACAACACGAATACTGCTCAACCAGAGAAATCTAAAGGCAGTTTCTGGGTTTTCTTAATCCCATCTCTGATTGGTTTGTTCCTTTTCATGGCTCCAATCAGCTACCAAGGTGATCTAACGATCCCTGTCGCTATTCTAGCGAAATCAATTCAAGCGGTTTTTGGTGAATACTTAGTTTCTATTATCACTGCAATCGTTGCTTTCATGTCTGTAGCTTCCGTTTTAAGCACCATTTTCAAACCTACATTCATTACATCAAGCTCTTTCTTAAACGGTCTTTTCAACCCATCTCCACTATGGTTGTTGGTTCGTCTTATCGGTGGTGCTGCTGCATTCATGGCTTTCTTCCAAGTAGGCCCTGAGTTTATCTGGGAAGAAAACACTGGTGGTCTTGTACTAGAAGGCCTACTTCCAACACTGTTCTCAGTATTTATCTTTGCAGGTTTACTATTACCACTTCTACTTAACTTCGGTTTGTTAGAACTGTTCGGTACGCTGCTAAGCAAAGTAATGCGTCCAATCTTCAACCTGCCAGGTCGTAGTGCTATCGACTGTATGGCTTCTTGGTTAGGTGACGGCAGTGTTGGTATCCTTCTTACAAGCAAACAGTACGAGAAGAAGTTCTACACTCAGCGTGAAGCTGCGGTTGTTGGTACCACTTTCTCAGCAGTATCTATTACGTTCAGTCTTGTGGTTATTGCTCAAGTAGAACTGGAGCACCTATTCCTGCCTTTCTACGCAGCAATCTGTCTAGCGGGTATTGTGGCTGCGGTAATCATCCCTCGCCTTCCTCCACTAAGCATGAAGAAAGACACCTTCATTGATGGCAGCAAGCCACACAAAGACGCTGACGCGATCCCTGCGGGTCACTCAACGTTCTCTTGGGGTCTTGAGCTAGCAGTAAACAAAGCGTCACAAGTTAAATCAGCTAAGTCTGTATTTGGCGAAGGCGTTCGTAACGCCGTGGATATGGTATTCGGCGTACTGCCTGTAGTTATGGGTCTTGGTACTATGGCTTTGGTTATTGCGGAATACACCTCAGTGTTCTCATTCCTAGGTCAACCTTTCATTCCATTCCTAGAGCTACTTGGTGTTCCTGAAGCGGTTGCAGCATCTGAAACGATTGTTGTTGGTTTTGCGGATATGTTTATCCCAGCAATCCTTGCTGCTTCTATCGACAACGAGATGACTCGCTTTGTTATTGCAGCAATGTCGGTAACTCAGCTGATCTACATGTCTGAAGTAGGCGCTCTGCTTCTAGGCAGTAAGATTCCAGTGAACATTCTAGAGCTGTTTATTATCTTTATTCTGCGTACTTTAATTACGCTTCCAGTTATCGCTGGTGTAGCGCATCTAATATTCTAA
- a CDS encoding isoamylase early set domain-containing protein — protein MINKRFFKTKDEVEVTFELEAQEANSVSIVADFLDWKATPMKKLAKGKVYKFKTRLPKDGEFQFRYLVDDQEWVNDANADRYIPNDFGGDNCLVSTVTA, from the coding sequence ATGATTAATAAACGTTTTTTTAAAACCAAAGATGAAGTGGAAGTGACCTTCGAGCTGGAAGCTCAAGAAGCAAATTCAGTTTCGATTGTGGCTGATTTCCTTGATTGGAAAGCAACCCCAATGAAAAAGTTGGCGAAAGGGAAAGTCTACAAATTCAAAACTCGTCTGCCTAAAGATGGCGAGTTTCAATTTCGTTACCTTGTTGATGATCAAGAGTGGGTGAACGATGCGAATGCGGATCGTTATATCCCCAATGATTTTGGTGGCGATAACTGTTTGGTATCGACGGTTACTGCTTAA
- a CDS encoding YoaK family protein → MISKLPRWVEYGALLLAGLAGSVNAIGLLGFQHQAISHISGTMSLLGSSLLTPTSASIHLLLVIMSFMLGAAFSGFFIENQALKLGRRYGVALCIEGGLLFLALWALLEGFTSGQYFASAACGLQNAMITTYSGAIIRTTHMSGIITDLGIMIGARLKGTPFDRRKAKLLMFIVVGFLFGGLTGACLFQRFEINALAFPASFAFIIAFSYWLYLTYRTETPINL, encoded by the coding sequence ATGATTTCTAAGCTACCTCGCTGGGTTGAATACGGCGCCTTACTGTTAGCAGGCCTAGCTGGCAGTGTTAATGCTATCGGCTTACTCGGCTTCCAACACCAAGCCATCTCCCACATATCCGGCACTATGTCTCTGTTGGGCAGTAGCTTACTAACCCCCACTAGTGCTTCAATACACCTATTATTGGTCATCATGAGTTTTATGTTGGGCGCTGCTTTCAGTGGATTCTTTATTGAAAACCAAGCTCTGAAATTGGGTCGTCGATACGGTGTTGCTCTGTGTATTGAGGGTGGATTGCTGTTTTTGGCGCTTTGGGCACTACTGGAAGGTTTTACTTCAGGGCAATACTTCGCTTCAGCTGCATGTGGCTTGCAAAATGCGATGATTACCACTTACAGCGGTGCGATTATTCGTACCACACACATGAGTGGCATCATTACCGATCTTGGGATCATGATTGGCGCTCGCCTCAAAGGCACACCGTTTGACCGTCGAAAAGCAAAGCTACTCATGTTCATTGTGGTTGGCTTTTTGTTTGGGGGCTTAACCGGAGCTTGCCTGTTTCAACGCTTTGAGATTAACGCACTGGCTTTTCCGGCTTCATTTGCATTCATTATTGCGTTTAGCTACTGGCTATATCTAACCTATCGGACTGAAACTCCAATCAATTTATAA
- a CDS encoding putative bifunctional diguanylate cyclase/phosphodiesterase: MTQHTHSSMIDTERIGRLLKLEGIDLLESAVLTLHQTFGTQYTSIIEKKYFPDQMVPLVIAQSDHVLHDKINPRHGHIYQQAVNQSHPDCSFAQYIVKSLPTSAFRQEITSQNSIAIPTRTQSGEVMGVLFSTFTSPLSPDQQQEVIKHHQLFADIVIHTLREMWFNDRSEQLVNQLSYEVSHDSLTGLLNRSCLSDTLESITQQNATPFTVALLDINSFKAINDMHGNYIGDKVLQHVAETLRRTLPENNLTFRTAGNEFAFITYHNDPIGICEQIVTKIKQGYCSVDLKIDFDVSIGIARSDGNNKDVEQIIFNTSLALKECKQHTETHIQCYDTHLRARYQRKTELIAALRSELEGSISSKTVSNGNQANAPSSEGNGMYVVVQPIVGKDDTRWEYFEVLTRWKTTQHGDISPVEFIQVAEESGLIVELGERIIELVCLAKITLEQGLGYKIKLGINCSAHELSDSKRYLAYLTKTIKQYNFEANEFVIELTETVLLSPTPEVKNALNYLREQGFTIALDDFGTGYSSLNYIHSYPIDCIKIDAVFIQNLLTNSTSESVVWLIIQLAQRLGVSLVAEGVEEREQLDKLHSMGCDSIQGYLYSCPLRPETIVSNINALSV, from the coding sequence ATGACTCAACATACGCACAGCAGCATGATAGATACAGAGCGCATTGGCCGTTTACTGAAATTGGAAGGTATCGACCTTTTAGAGTCGGCCGTGCTTACTTTGCATCAAACATTTGGTACTCAATACACCAGCATCATTGAGAAAAAATACTTTCCAGACCAAATGGTACCTTTGGTGATTGCGCAATCTGACCACGTACTGCATGACAAAATCAATCCACGTCATGGTCACATCTACCAACAAGCCGTTAATCAAAGTCACCCTGATTGTTCTTTCGCTCAATACATTGTTAAATCTTTGCCAACGTCAGCGTTCAGGCAAGAAATCACCTCTCAAAACTCGATCGCGATTCCCACTCGAACTCAGAGTGGCGAAGTCATGGGTGTGCTATTTTCGACCTTCACATCACCTCTTAGCCCAGACCAACAACAAGAAGTGATCAAACACCATCAACTTTTCGCAGACATCGTCATCCACACCTTACGTGAGATGTGGTTCAACGACCGATCTGAGCAGTTGGTCAATCAACTCAGTTATGAAGTTTCACACGATAGTCTTACTGGGTTGCTCAACCGCAGTTGTTTGTCGGATACGTTAGAGTCCATTACTCAACAGAATGCGACCCCTTTTACTGTGGCTCTGTTAGATATAAACAGCTTCAAAGCCATTAACGACATGCACGGTAATTACATTGGTGACAAGGTATTGCAGCATGTCGCTGAAACCCTACGCAGAACATTACCAGAGAACAACTTAACCTTTCGAACAGCAGGTAACGAGTTCGCTTTCATTACTTATCACAACGACCCAATCGGTATCTGCGAACAGATAGTAACCAAAATAAAACAAGGCTACTGCAGCGTTGATTTGAAGATTGATTTTGATGTCAGTATTGGTATCGCTCGCTCAGACGGAAACAATAAAGATGTAGAACAGATCATCTTTAATACCAGTTTGGCTTTAAAAGAATGTAAGCAGCACACTGAAACGCACATCCAATGTTACGACACCCATTTAAGAGCTCGCTACCAAAGAAAAACCGAGCTGATTGCGGCTTTACGCAGTGAGCTTGAAGGCTCAATATCAAGTAAAACGGTATCTAATGGCAATCAAGCCAATGCCCCTTCATCTGAAGGCAATGGAATGTATGTGGTCGTCCAACCGATCGTAGGCAAAGACGATACGCGCTGGGAATATTTTGAGGTGCTCACTCGTTGGAAAACAACTCAACACGGAGACATATCTCCAGTAGAGTTTATACAAGTCGCGGAAGAATCTGGCCTTATTGTCGAGTTAGGTGAACGTATTATCGAACTCGTTTGCCTAGCAAAAATCACACTTGAGCAAGGCTTAGGCTATAAGATCAAACTGGGTATCAACTGTTCAGCTCACGAACTTAGTGACTCCAAGCGCTACCTTGCATACCTGACTAAAACGATCAAACAGTACAACTTCGAAGCGAATGAGTTTGTTATTGAATTAACCGAAACCGTATTGCTTTCACCAACACCTGAAGTCAAAAACGCCCTCAACTATCTTCGAGAACAAGGCTTCACCATTGCTTTAGACGACTTTGGTACTGGCTATTCAAGCCTGAACTACATCCACAGCTACCCTATCGATTGCATTAAAATCGATGCTGTCTTTATCCAGAACCTGTTAACCAACTCCACATCAGAAAGCGTCGTTTGGTTGATCATTCAATTGGCGCAAAGACTGGGTGTCTCACTCGTCGCGGAAGGTGTCGAAGAACGTGAGCAGTTAGATAAACTCCACTCAATGGGATGCGACAGTATCCAAGGCTACCTCTATTCTTGCCCACTCCGCCCAGAAACCATCGTCAGCAATATAAATGCGCTGAGCGTATGA